The nucleotide sequence AGTTTCCGGGATTTTGTAAGCCCCAGAAGAAGCAACCGGAGGCCCTTGCGGTCTTCGGACCCCTTTTTGGGCCAGAATACCTTCTTCTCCAAAACATTCCGAGGGTATTTCCGGAAGGAAGCGAGACGGAATTCGGTCTTCTACTTTTCCGAATTTTCGGGAGGTCCTGGAATAACTCAGGTATAATTTCTGCCTAGCCCGGGTTAAAGCCACGTAAAAAAGCCTTCTTTCCTCTTCCTGACCGTTCGGCTCTTCCAAACTCATGAAATGGGGAAAAGTTCCCTCTTCCAAACCGGTTATAAATACCGTCCGGAATTCCAATCCTTTTGCATTATGGACAGTCATGAGATGAACATAATCCGTGAGCTGGGCGGAATCCTCCTCGGAAGTGAGAAGGCTGATCTGATTCAGATATTCTTCCAAGTTGGGAGAATCTTCCCTGGATTCGTATTCCTCGATGGAGTTCACAAACTCACGAACGTTCTCTACCCTAGAAACGGCTTCTTCATCGTGTAAATTTCGTTCCATATAATCCACCCAACCGGATCTTTCCACGATCTCTAAGGCGATCTTAGAAGGTAATTCCCCTTTTTCTTTGCGATCGATCAGGTCCTCGAATAGATGATAAAGTTCTTTTGCTTTTCCTAAACTTGCTTTTTTTAAGGGAAGATCCGGATGTCCAATCGCTTCTAAAAAAGAGATCCCTTTATCCAGAGAAAAAGTCCTGATCTTTTCTATACTGGCTTCTCCGATCCCTCGGGGAGGTGTATTCACAATTCTTAATAAAGAAGTGGAATCCATTGGATTTGCGATCACGTTCAAGTATGCGATCATATCTTTGATTTCGGCCCTATCAAAAAATCGGAAACCACCGAAAATTTTGTAAGGTATCCCGGAAGATCTGAGTCCTTCTTCAAAATATCTGGATTGTGCGTTTGTTCTGTAGAAGATCGCGAAATCTTTGTAATCCGCACCTCGGGACGACCCTGCCCGGATCTTCTTAACTATATCATAGGCCTCTTCCGTTTCATTTTCGAATTGGGAAACGGAGATAGGTTCTCCTAATTCGTTATTTGTGAATAATTCTTTTTCTTTTCTGCCGCTATTATTTGCGATCACCTTAGAAGCGGCACGAATAATCCTGGAAGTGGAGCGGTAATTTTCCTCCAATTTCACTACATACGCGTTCGGAAAATCACTTTCGAAATTTAAAATATTCGAAATATCCGCTCCTCTCCAGGAATAGATGGACTGATCGTCGTCGCCCACCACGCAAAGATTTCCGCGCTCCCCTGAAAGTAAACGTACTAATGTATATTGAGCCTTGTTCGTATCCTGATACTCGTCCACCATGATATAATTCCATCTATCTTGGTAGGACTTTAGGACACCGGGATTTTCTTTGAACAACTCCACGGTTTTTTGGATCAGGTCTCCGAAATCCAGGGCTTGGTTTTTTTTCTTACGTTTTTCGTATTCCTCATAGATGTTTGAGATCATCTGAGAACGATGAGAAAAATTTTCTTTCCGAATATAAGAATCCGAATCGGAGAGTCCGTCCTTCCAAGAGGAAAAGATACCTGTCAAAGAAGAAGGTTTGTATTGTTTCGGATCCTCATGTAGATCCTTGATCACTTGTTTGATTAAGGATTCCTGTAATACGGAATCGTAAACCGTAAATCCGGAAGGCATTCCAAGGTAAGAAGTTTCCCTTCGTAAAATATACAAACAGAGTGAGTGAAATGTTTTGATCTGTACATTCCAAGGAATGGATGGAACTAACTTCGCTACCCTTTCCAACATTTCCGCAGCGGCCTTATTGGTAAAAGTAAGAGCGCATATCGAATCCGTTCTTTTATTCAGGATCAGGTTAGCGATTCTATGGGTGATTACCCTGGTTTTTCCGGAACCTGCGCCCGCTAATATTAAAACAGGACCTTCCAATCTTTCGACTGCGGCTTTCTGCGGATCGTTCAAGCCTTGCACTAGATCAACTGACAAAACAAAATCCCCTAGAATCGGTAGTCGCCGATACCGAAAACGAACTGGAATGCGTTATCCGATTCATATCTTTCGAAAGGTGCCCAGAAATTTCCGGTAGGTTTTAACTTTTGGGCAAAGTAAATACGAAGCGGAAGAACAGGGATCTGGACCCTAAGACCTATACCCCAAGAATATCTCATTCTATCCATTGCAACATTATCCGAGGATAGGATCAATCTTCCCGGATTGTTCAATTCGTCATAGGTTACGTCGGCCTTACGTCCATTCTGCAAATTGAAATTGTTTTGAATGTACCAGCCAAGCGGGTTCGCAGCAATCTGATCCGCTTTATTTTTATCGTAAGATTCGAAATAATCTTTTTTGTTACCTACTGCACGGTTCACCTGTTCGTACAGTGCTCCTCCGTCCAAGAATACGACAAGCCATAGTAAGCTCGGTTCTATCGGAATACGGAGTTCCGTATCGAAGAGGAGACGATGTTGGGCACCGTCTCTCCATTCCACTGGATACTTCTGGTCGTTATAAAACCAACCTCTTAAGGATTCGTAACCGCCGATAATAAGTAAATCCTGGGGACGAATATAAGGGTCCTGGATCGGGTCCTGATTTTGAGATCCCCCCGCCGGAGATCTTTGGAAAATGAAAGTATCGGAAGTCCTAAACTCCTGGACCACTCTCCATCTACGAAGGGCATTATTTCGGATCAAACCTCCGAAAGTAAAGTCGAACCAAGTATGATAATATTCCGCTAAGATCCTATATTGATCGAAGTGGGAAGTTCCACCCAAATACTGCCCTACATTATCCACTTGGAAAAGCAGATCGTATCCGCGAGTGGGAGCAAATACGTTATCTCGTACATCGTAAGCTATACCGTTTGTGATTTGGGAACGGAACTGCCATCCTCTTCTTACGTTAGCCAAAACCGCATCGGACACAAGGGCTGTCGGATTGGAATAAGAATAAAAAGCGGGTGTATATCGGTGGAAGTGAGTCCAGTTGGTTCCAAGCCTGTGGGCTACTCCCATCGTAACCCCTAAACCGTTATTATCATAGGTGGCGTTCTCCACCGTAGGAGCAGTTGTACTATCCGAAATGGAGATCGTAGAAGTGGATCCCAGGAATATCGACCGAGAAAAATAGAACATGGAAAGTGAAAGAGACCAAGGGGTATCGTACATCCAAGGTTCCGTCCAAGAGATCTGGAAGGATCTACGATAAGGTCCGAACTCCAAACGTCCCGACACTTTTTGCCCTGTACCGTTTAAGTTATTTTCTCCGATCTCGGTAAAGATCGTAAATCCTGTGATGGTTCCATAACCCCCGCCCATGGAAACCGTTCCGGTAGGTTGTTCCAATACTTCGATGACAAGGTTCATCTTTGTATCGTCCGAACCGGGTCTCATGTTGAAGTTTACTTCTTTAAAATATCCTAGGTTAAAGATTCTCTCTCTAGAACGGTTTACTAATCCGGAATCGAATAAATCTCCCGGTTTGAATAGTAACTCCCTACGGATCACTTTGTCCTGGGTCTTCTTGTTTCCTTTAATGATTACATTCTCTATCTGCGCCAGATTGTTTTCGCGAATGGTAAAATCCACGTGAACGAATTTACGTCCTCTCAGTTCCGGACTATCTCTATAAATTTCTCGTAATTTACGTATATTTAATTGTTTATATTCTTCCTCGCATGTCTTTCTCTCCAGTTCGGTCCTTCTGGTGGCGCAATTTTCATAATATTCTAAACTTTCCGAATCCAAAGAAACGATCTTTCTTCGGGGAATCACCTGGGCGAAAATATGACCCTTGGAACCGTAGAGCTCGTTTACTGTTGCCCTATCCCTGGAAAATACGGACTCATCGAAAACTTCTCCTGCATCCTTTGAACTGTAATCCAAGGACTTTTCTATCTCCGAGACTGTGAATAAGGGTTTTAATTTATCCTTAGGAGTTTCAGGAGGATTATTCTCTTTATTTAGGAAGATAGGTCTACCTTCCCCGTCCGTACTCATATCATGAGCGACCGTGTATCCGTTAAAATAATACACCTGACCTTCATAAAGTTTGATATTGACTATGATGACTCTTCTGTTTTTCTTTTCCGCGTTTTCCCAGTGGATCTCCCAATTGGTACCTTCTCGGATCAACTCTGAATCCAAGTAACCTTTACTTCTTAAGTAAGCTTGGATAACTTCCTTATCTTTTTCAAAGGAACTCTCTTTAAAATTACCACCTTCGAATAGACCTTCTTCCTTTAACTCCATGAGCCCAAGTAGTTCCGAAGTTTCAATGGTCTCGTTTCCGTAGATATTTATCTTTGCAACCGGGATCTCTTCTCCCTCGTCTATGATAAAACGGACCTTTACTAAGTTCGTCTTAGCATCCGGTTTCCCGAGTTCCACTTTTACATAAGCAAGGAAAAATCCTTCATCTTTATATTTTTGTAATATAACATCCCTAGACTTGGTAACTTTCTGCGGAGTGATCACCTCATTGTCTTTAAGGGGCATCTTATCCCTGAGGTCGGCAGGAAAAACCTCGTCCGCTCCGATAAATTCAATCTCCTTAACCCGAGGTCTTTCCCTAAGGTCGAAAATGACACGGACGCCTCCTTCCACATCTTCCGCCTTTATATCAATAAAGTAGAAGAATCCGGATGCGAATAAGGCCTTTAAATCTCGGTCTATGATCCCTTTGGTGAGAAGTTTCCCTGTTCTCAATTCCAAAAGAGAGCTGATATCCGAATCGGATGTGTTCTTGTTTCCGTTAAATTTTATTTCTTTTACGATCTTTCCGAAATAATCGCTCTTTTTGGAGAAAAGTTGAGAGATCTCGCCGGAGTAAAAAAAGAATCCGCTTACAAAAATAACGGCAAAGGATTTATATATAGATACTTTTCGTTTCAAGGGTCTTTTTGGAATCGCCTTAAGGCTTTATTTAAAATCAAGAAAGCAAAGAACCTTCTCGAAATAAGTCTTTAGATCCACCGAAGAGGATCACTGACCTCCCGGTTGCCGAACCATTGCAAGATTGAATCTTGTTACTCCGGCTTCGTTCACTTTATCGATCACTTTGACGATGGTTTGGTAACTTGCCCCGCCATCCCCTCTGATAATCACCCGATTTTTACTTGGCTCTTTTTTATCTTTGTCGTCGCCCTGGTTCTGGCCATTGAACAATTTGATCTTTTCAGTCAGTTTTTCCAAAGGTACAGGTTCCGTATCTTTATCTAAGAAAATTTTTCCATCCTTATTGACGGTGATTACAAGTTCATCCTTTTTCTTTTCCTGGGCGGTACTGGAAGATCTAGGAAGTTCAATTTTTACGACTGTGGATTTTTCCAAAGTAGCGTTCATCAAAAAATAAATTACAATGAAGCAGATAACGTCGATCATAGGTGCGAGCTCAATCTGCCCTGCCTTAAAACCTCCGCTTTCGCCCCGATTCCATTTTTTGAATTTCATTTTATTTTAAAAACCTAAGCGCCTGCTCGGAAAGACTTTCCATTTCGGAAATCGCATCTTCTTTTTTCTTTTGGAAGAAATTGTGGAAAATATAAGCTGGGATCGCAACCGCAAGTCCCATAGCCGTGGTGATCAATGCCTCACTGATCCCCACTTCCGCTCCCCTGGTTCCGGAACCTTCTGCAAAGGAACGAATGATCCCCAGAACCGTTCCTAATACCCCTAAAAGGGGGGAAATCGTAGCAATCGTAGCTAACGGAGAAAGGAATTTTTCCATTCTTTGGATCTGATTTAATCCTTGGGTCAGGATCTCATCGTCAACGGAAGACGAATTTTTTTTAAACTGTGTGATACCTGCCTGTAA is from Leptospira sp. WS58.C1 and encodes:
- a CDS encoding ATP-dependent helicase codes for the protein MSVDLVQGLNDPQKAAVERLEGPVLILAGAGSGKTRVITHRIANLILNKRTDSICALTFTNKAAAEMLERVAKLVPSIPWNVQIKTFHSLCLYILRRETSYLGMPSGFTVYDSVLQESLIKQVIKDLHEDPKQYKPSSLTGIFSSWKDGLSDSDSYIRKENFSHRSQMISNIYEEYEKRKKKNQALDFGDLIQKTVELFKENPGVLKSYQDRWNYIMVDEYQDTNKAQYTLVRLLSGERGNLCVVGDDDQSIYSWRGADISNILNFESDFPNAYVVKLEENYRSTSRIIRAASKVIANNSGRKEKELFTNNELGEPISVSQFENETEEAYDIVKKIRAGSSRGADYKDFAIFYRTNAQSRYFEEGLRSSGIPYKIFGGFRFFDRAEIKDMIAYLNVIANPMDSTSLLRIVNTPPRGIGEASIEKIRTFSLDKGISFLEAIGHPDLPLKKASLGKAKELYHLFEDLIDRKEKGELPSKIALEIVERSGWVDYMERNLHDEEAVSRVENVREFVNSIEEYESREDSPNLEEYLNQISLLTSEEDSAQLTDYVHLMTVHNAKGLEFRTVFITGLEEGTFPHFMSLEEPNGQEEERRLFYVALTRARQKLYLSYSRTSRKFGKVEDRIPSRFLPEIPSECFGEEGILAQKGVRRPQGPPVASSGAYKIPETSRETRESENSSKPLGEEADIREGDRVKHAQFGLGHVISIQGTGKNRKVKIKFGSLEKNFFLAYTPLEKL
- a CDS encoding outer membrane protein assembly factor, with amino-acid sequence MFVSGFFFYSGEISQLFSKKSDYFGKIVKEIKFNGNKNTSDSDISSLLELRTGKLLTKGIIDRDLKALFASGFFYFIDIKAEDVEGGVRVIFDLRERPRVKEIEFIGADEVFPADLRDKMPLKDNEVITPQKVTKSRDVILQKYKDEGFFLAYVKVELGKPDAKTNLVKVRFIIDEGEEIPVAKINIYGNETIETSELLGLMELKEEGLFEGGNFKESSFEKDKEVIQAYLRSKGYLDSELIREGTNWEIHWENAEKKNRRVIIVNIKLYEGQVYYFNGYTVAHDMSTDGEGRPIFLNKENNPPETPKDKLKPLFTVSEIEKSLDYSSKDAGEVFDESVFSRDRATVNELYGSKGHIFAQVIPRRKIVSLDSESLEYYENCATRRTELERKTCEEEYKQLNIRKLREIYRDSPELRGRKFVHVDFTIRENNLAQIENVIIKGNKKTQDKVIRRELLFKPGDLFDSGLVNRSRERIFNLGYFKEVNFNMRPGSDDTKMNLVIEVLEQPTGTVSMGGGYGTITGFTIFTEIGENNLNGTGQKVSGRLEFGPYRRSFQISWTEPWMYDTPWSLSLSMFYFSRSIFLGSTSTISISDSTTAPTVENATYDNNGLGVTMGVAHRLGTNWTHFHRYTPAFYSYSNPTALVSDAVLANVRRGWQFRSQITNGIAYDVRDNVFAPTRGYDLLFQVDNVGQYLGGTSHFDQYRILAEYYHTWFDFTFGGLIRNNALRRWRVVQEFRTSDTFIFQRSPAGGSQNQDPIQDPYIRPQDLLIIGGYESLRGWFYNDQKYPVEWRDGAQHRLLFDTELRIPIEPSLLWLVVFLDGGALYEQVNRAVGNKKDYFESYDKNKADQIAANPLGWYIQNNFNLQNGRKADVTYDELNNPGRLILSSDNVAMDRMRYSWGIGLRVQIPVLPLRIYFAQKLKPTGNFWAPFERYESDNAFQFVFGIGDYRF
- a CDS encoding ExbD/TolR family protein, yielding MKFKKWNRGESGGFKAGQIELAPMIDVICFIVIYFLMNATLEKSTVVKIELPRSSSTAQEKKKDELVITVNKDGKIFLDKDTEPVPLEKLTEKIKLFNGQNQGDDKDKKEPSKNRVIIRGDGGASYQTIVKVIDKVNEAGVTRFNLAMVRQPGGQ
- a CDS encoding MotA/TolQ/ExbB proton channel family protein, whose amino-acid sequence is MILAKTDSLVSIIPPETVPILILLVSIVGFTIIIERLIFFSRWKSISPDDWRRVKDLLREKNYDSASDLIRSLSQGPVSQVLQAGITQFKKNSSSVDDEILTQGLNQIQRMEKFLSPLATIATISPLLGVLGTVLGIIRSFAEGSGTRGAEVGISEALITTAMGLAVAIPAYIFHNFFQKKKEDAISEMESLSEQALRFLK